One part of the Paramormyrops kingsleyae isolate MSU_618 chromosome 2, PKINGS_0.4, whole genome shotgun sequence genome encodes these proteins:
- the LOC111858720 gene encoding zinc finger and BTB domain-containing protein 43, with protein sequence MESEANLYHVEFPDFSCSILQKLNEQRQIGQLCDITVVIQGHRFRAHKAVLAASSPYFCDQVLLKNSTCVVLPDVMHPGVFDSLLQSCYTGSLSLPVGEIVGFLTAASFLQMWHVVDKCTELLAGGQAILCQKPGPGGDHPSPGYCSYNSPRGSLDLDPAPTRRPCAKISGYKDREMERLVESCFSPRALERDGVLATSPPSEQDHGSTEMASQDGEDGGSDVTEYRYPRSLYIRPSILYHKRMVLVKPEKMEQDGCELGGGDTLGAETTEELDGRDPEGVSTLEEGFTSVASTSSLDASMEEKLELEEAQGGKHSYDEPLDFYGASMEEFSAEKVEAPPSASREDAEGPEREDGSEPASGIREETSHSGFAAVVYKLYPCQCGKSFTHKSQRDRHMGMHLGLRPYGCAVCGKKFKMKHHLVGHMKIHTGVKPYECSICGKRFMWRDSFHRHVSSCTRAQQVKQAAHIC encoded by the coding sequence ATGGAATCTGAGGCTAACTTGTACCATGTGGAGTTCCCAGacttctcctgctccatcctccAAAAGCTGAATGAGCAGCGTCAGATTGGTCAGCTCTGTGACATCACGGTGGTCATCCAGGGCCACCGCTTCCGGGCCCACAAGGCCGTGCTGGCGGCCAGCTCGCCGTACTTCTGCGACCAGGTCCTCCTTAAGAACAGCACATGCGTGGTGTTGCCGGATGTGATGCACCCCGGCGTGTTCGACAGCCTGCTTCAGTCATGCTACACCGGATCGCTCTCGCTTCCGGTGGGGGAGATAGTGGGCTTCCTGACTGCGGCCAGCTTTCTCCAGATGTGGCACGTGGTTGACAAGTGCACCGAGCTCCTTGCAGGGGGTCAGGCCATCCTGTGCCAGAAACCTGGCCCAGGTGGTGACCATCCATCTCCAGGTTACTGCAGCTACAACAGCCCAAGGGGCTCCCTTGACCTAGACCCAGCTCCCACACGCCGGCCGTGTGCCAAGATCTCCGGCTACAAAGACAGGGAGATGGAGCGATTGGTGGAGAGCTGCTTCTCTCCTCGAGCCCTGGAGCGGGACGGTGTGCTCGCTACGTCTCCACCCTCTGAGCAGGACCATGGGAGCACAGAGATGGCCAGCCAGGATGGGGAGGACGGAGGCAGTGACGTGACGGAGTACCGCTACCCCCGGTCCCTTTACATCCGTCCCAGCATCTTGTACCACAAGCGAATGGTCCTGGTCAAGCCAGAGAAGATGGAGCAGGATGGCTGTGAGTTGGGTGGTGGGGACACATTGGGGGCTGAGACTACCGAGGAGTTAGATGGGAGGGATCCTGAGGGAGTGAGCACCTTAGAAGAGGGATTCACATCAGTTGCTAGCACCAGCTCCCTTGATGCCAGCATGGAGGAGAAGCTAGAACTGGAGGAGGCGCAGGGAGGCAAGCACTCATACGACGAACCCCTCGACTTTTATGGTGCGTCTATGGAGGAGTTCTCTGCTGAGAAAGTGGAGGCCCCTCCCAGTGCATCCAGGGAGGATGCTGAGGGTCCGGAGAGGGAAGATGGCTCGGAGCCGGCCAGCGGGATCCGGGAGGAGACCTCCCACTCGGGCTTTGCGGCCGTGGTCTACAAGCTGTACCCCTGCCAGTGCGGGAAGAGCTTCACCCACAAGAGCCAGCGGGACCGGCACATGGGCATGCACCTGGGTCTGAGGCCCTACGGCTGTGCTGTCTGCGGCAAGAAGTTCAAGATGAAGCACCACCTGGTGGGCCACATGAAGATCCACACCGGCGTCAAGCCCTACGAGTGCAGCATCTGCGGGAAGAGGTTCATGTGGAGGGACAGCTTCCATCGGCACGTGTCGTCTTGCACCAGGGCTCAGCAGGTCAAGCAGGCGGCCCATATCTGCTGA